Proteins encoded together in one Anaerotignum propionicum DSM 1682 window:
- the jag gene encoding RNA-binding cell elongation regulator Jag/EloR: protein MDEIRKSGKSIEEAVAAALTELGASKEEVSITVIDEGSKGFLGVFGGKEAIVLVRKNFNPERAAENFLREVFLSMGLIVKIETQMKDKHLLINLTGGDMGILIGKRGQTLDALQYLVNLVVNKSSSAYISVMLDTENYRQRRKETLETLAFNLAKKVKHTKKNVVLEPMNPYERRIIHSALQNDRYVTTFSEGEEPYRNVVITLK from the coding sequence TAAGAGCATTGAAGAAGCGGTTGCTGCTGCCTTAACGGAACTTGGGGCATCTAAGGAAGAGGTATCCATCACTGTTATTGACGAAGGTTCAAAAGGTTTTTTGGGCGTATTTGGCGGAAAAGAAGCAATTGTTTTGGTTCGAAAGAATTTTAATCCCGAACGTGCCGCAGAAAATTTTTTAAGAGAAGTGTTTTTATCCATGGGGCTGATTGTAAAAATTGAAACGCAAATGAAGGATAAACATCTTTTGATTAATTTAACCGGCGGAGACATGGGGATTCTGATTGGCAAAAGAGGGCAAACCTTGGATGCATTGCAATATTTGGTGAATCTGGTTGTAAACAAAAGCAGCAGTGCTTATATCAGTGTAATGCTTGATACAGAAAATTATCGCCAAAGAAGGAAGGAAACCTTGGAAACTCTTGCTTTTAACCTGGCGAAGAAAGTAAAGCATACAAAGAAAAACGTAGTGCTTGAGCCGATGAATCCTTATGAAAGAAGAATTATCCACTCTGCATTGCAAAATGATCGTTATGTAACAACATTCAGCGAAGGGGAAGAGCCTTATCGTAATGTTGTAATTACTTTAAAATAA